A genomic region of Pseudomonas abietaniphila contains the following coding sequences:
- the lapD gene encoding cyclic di-GMP receptor LapD — MTLFKQLLIAICLFMIVAFSGGFMVSLESSRNQYVNQLRSHAQDAATALALSLKPSVDDPTMMELVVSSIFDSGYYARIRVVNLTTGKVIVERNATPAATAPDWFIDLIALEPAGASAIVSRGWRPAAKVEVVSHPMFAIGKLWQAALGNLGWLLLCGAISFLLGAWLLRRQLRPLDYLVEQSQAIGRREFLSVSELPATPELRRVVLAMNQMVDKLKALFHEQAERTEKLRIESYEDSLTGLANRRYFDMRLNEHVSQVEDARSGYLLLMRVNDLTGLNERMGGQKADALLVAVSDVLLRQCFNHAEARHLISRIRGGEFAVLAPGLVKEEALQLAHELETALSSLRGTGASDVSPAAFIGLAPYTPGDSAQTLLGLADQALSQAETQTDHIWYCIEHGAVDSLEDDHHAWYELLDQALSERRFQLFFQPVMDANDISRVLHFKVLSRVIDEDSQTLPAGRFLPWIERFGWSARHDRVMLETVFEQLLRHDQKLALNLSAATLGDSGALNAMFDLLRRHAHLASRLILEIGEEQVPDQQALEDLTRRLKELGYSLALQHFGGRFSMIGNLSSLGLAYLKIEGSYIRAIDQERHKRLFIEAIQRAAHSIDLPLIAERVETEGEFQVLREMGIQGVQGQLFGDPAPWE; from the coding sequence ATGACCCTGTTCAAACAGCTGTTGATCGCCATCTGTCTATTCATGATCGTCGCCTTCAGCGGCGGATTCATGGTCAGCCTGGAAAGCTCGCGCAACCAATACGTCAACCAACTGCGATCCCACGCGCAGGATGCCGCCACTGCGCTGGCGCTGTCATTGAAACCGTCGGTGGACGATCCGACGATGATGGAACTGGTGGTCAGCTCGATTTTCGACAGCGGTTATTACGCACGCATTCGGGTCGTCAACCTCACCACCGGCAAGGTCATCGTAGAGCGTAACGCTACGCCTGCGGCCACGGCGCCTGACTGGTTCATCGATCTGATTGCCCTCGAACCTGCTGGCGCCAGTGCGATTGTCAGCCGGGGCTGGCGTCCGGCGGCCAAGGTCGAGGTGGTCAGCCATCCGATGTTTGCCATCGGCAAGCTCTGGCAAGCGGCCCTGGGTAATCTGGGTTGGCTGCTGCTGTGCGGTGCGATCAGCTTCCTGCTCGGCGCGTGGCTCTTGCGTCGGCAACTTCGGCCGCTGGATTACCTGGTCGAACAATCCCAGGCCATCGGTCGTCGCGAGTTTCTGAGCGTGTCGGAATTGCCCGCCACGCCCGAGTTGCGCCGAGTGGTGCTGGCGATGAATCAGATGGTGGACAAGCTAAAGGCGCTCTTTCACGAACAGGCCGAGCGGACCGAGAAGCTGCGTATCGAGTCTTATGAAGACAGCCTGACGGGCCTCGCCAACCGGCGTTATTTCGACATGCGGTTGAACGAGCACGTCAGCCAGGTCGAAGATGCCCGTTCGGGCTACTTGTTGTTGATGCGCGTAAATGACCTGACCGGGCTGAACGAGCGCATGGGCGGCCAGAAGGCCGATGCCTTGTTGGTGGCCGTCAGCGATGTGCTGCTGCGTCAGTGTTTCAATCATGCCGAAGCGCGGCATTTGATCAGCCGCATTCGGGGCGGCGAGTTCGCCGTGCTGGCGCCTGGTCTGGTCAAGGAAGAGGCCCTGCAACTGGCCCATGAACTGGAAACCGCGTTGAGCAGTCTGCGCGGAACAGGCGCGTCGGACGTCAGCCCTGCGGCCTTCATTGGCTTGGCGCCCTACACCCCGGGAGATTCGGCACAAACGTTGTTGGGGCTGGCAGACCAGGCTTTGTCTCAGGCAGAAACCCAAACCGACCATATTTGGTACTGCATCGAGCACGGCGCCGTGGACAGCCTGGAAGACGATCATCACGCCTGGTACGAATTGCTTGATCAGGCCCTGTCAGAGCGTCGGTTTCAGTTGTTCTTTCAACCGGTGATGGACGCCAATGACATCAGTCGCGTGCTGCATTTCAAAGTGCTGTCCCGGGTAATCGACGAGGACTCGCAAACGTTGCCCGCCGGGCGTTTCTTGCCCTGGATCGAGCGCTTCGGCTGGTCTGCCCGGCACGATCGGGTGATGCTGGAAACCGTTTTCGAACAACTCCTTCGTCACGACCAGAAGCTGGCGCTGAACCTGTCGGCGGCCACGTTGGGTGATTCCGGCGCGCTGAATGCGATGTTCGATCTATTGCGAAGGCATGCGCACCTGGCGTCGAGGCTGATTCTGGAGATCGGCGAGGAGCAGGTGCCCGATCAGCAGGCGCTGGAGGACCTGACGCGCCGGCTCAAGGAGTTGGGTTATTCACTCGCGCTGCAACATTTTGGCGGACGCTTCAGCATGATCGGTAACCTGTCGAGTCTGGGGTTGGCGTACCTGAAAATCGAAGGCAGCTACATCCGGGCCATCGACCAGGAGCGGCACAAACGCTTGTTCATCGAAGCGATTCAGCGCGCGGCACACAGCATCGATCTGCCCTTGATTGCCGAGCGGGTCGAGACGGAAGGTGAGTTCCAGGTACTGCGGGAGATGGGGATTCAAGGCGTGCAGGGCCAATTGTTTGGTGACCCTGCGCCTTGGGAGTAG
- the lapG gene encoding cysteine protease LapG — MATRFAVDRLARRLCQLLLTGVVLVSLAYAGWDFSLITRRASTLYGPSVEGRHRVDAWRALLNGHKPASDPELLQRVNQFFNQELRYVEDIDLWKVDDYWATPVQSLWKGAGDCEDFAIAKYFSLRQLGMPADKLLITYVKVLNPERAHMVLTYYPDADGEPLVLDSLVDTIEPADARKDLLPVYAFNGEGVWLPDATDTTIGSSSIAGDIKQLSRWQDVLNKMKAEGFPVEGNTP; from the coding sequence TTGGCGACCCGTTTCGCTGTTGACCGGCTTGCACGCAGGCTTTGTCAGCTACTGCTGACGGGTGTCGTGTTGGTGAGTCTGGCGTATGCCGGTTGGGACTTCTCGCTGATCACGCGGCGTGCCAGCACGTTGTACGGTCCATCGGTGGAAGGGCGGCACCGCGTCGATGCCTGGAGAGCCCTGCTCAACGGCCACAAACCCGCCAGCGATCCGGAGCTGCTGCAGCGGGTCAACCAGTTCTTCAATCAGGAGCTGCGCTACGTCGAGGACATCGACCTGTGGAAAGTGGATGACTATTGGGCCACGCCTGTTCAGTCGCTGTGGAAGGGCGCGGGGGACTGCGAAGATTTTGCCATCGCCAAGTACTTCAGCCTGCGGCAATTGGGCATGCCCGCAGACAAATTGTTGATCACCTACGTCAAGGTGCTCAACCCGGAGCGTGCGCACATGGTGCTCACGTATTACCCCGACGCAGACGGTGAGCCGTTGGTGCTCGACAGTCTGGTCGACACCATTGAGCCCGCGGACGCACGCAAGGACCTGCTGCCGGTGTACGCCTTCAACGGTGAAGGCGTGTGGTTGCCTGACGCGACGGATACCACCATAGGGAGCAGCAGCATAGCGGGGGACATCAAGCAGTTGTCCCGCTGGCAAGACGTGCTGAACAAGATGAAAGCCGAAGGTTTTCCGGTTGAGGGCAATACGCCCTGA
- a CDS encoding GntR family transcriptional regulator, whose amino-acid sequence MRRTEKEQFLREVLGDEQPPAHLARAVIEEKLRAAILDGRLPAGVALRQQELATLFGVSRMPVREALRQLEAQSLLRVETHKGAVVAPLINEDATDAYALRILLESEALRQSIPLLTADDIDLARSYIEQLELETDYSKIGTLNRMFHMTLYSRAQNKRLLKLVEDGLNEEERFLRFNLKYMGLGKLSQNDHRELLQMAEAGAVDETVHALAHHLNRGVEAINTYLKSRPAEAAKPATVSRKRALAQ is encoded by the coding sequence ATGCGCAGGACTGAGAAAGAACAATTTCTGCGAGAAGTGCTCGGCGACGAACAGCCGCCTGCGCACCTTGCGCGCGCGGTGATCGAAGAAAAATTGCGCGCCGCGATTCTCGACGGACGCCTGCCCGCCGGCGTCGCCTTGCGCCAGCAAGAGCTGGCCACGCTGTTTGGTGTGAGCCGTATGCCTGTGCGTGAGGCTTTGCGCCAGCTTGAGGCTCAATCGCTGCTGCGCGTAGAGACCCACAAGGGCGCTGTCGTCGCTCCGCTGATCAACGAAGACGCTACCGATGCCTATGCGCTGCGCATCCTGCTGGAGTCCGAGGCCCTGCGACAGTCGATTCCGCTGCTCACCGCCGACGACATCGACCTGGCCCGCAGTTATATCGAGCAACTCGAGCTCGAAACTGATTACTCGAAGATTGGCACGCTCAACCGAATGTTCCACATGACCTTGTATTCCCGGGCGCAGAACAAACGCCTGCTCAAGCTGGTCGAAGACGGTCTGAACGAGGAGGAACGCTTTCTGCGGTTCAACCTCAAATACATGGGACTGGGCAAGCTGTCCCAAAACGACCATAGGGAATTGTTGCAGATGGCCGAGGCTGGCGCTGTCGACGAGACGGTCCACGCCCTCGCTCACCACTTGAACCGTGGTGTCGAGGCCATCAACACCTATCTGAAAAGCCGTCCAGCGGAAGCCGCCAAACCCGCCACGGTGTCAAGGAAGCGCGCCCTCGCCCAATGA
- a CDS encoding thioesterase II family protein produces the protein MNAKNKWLMVVNSGQPIRTRLICFPHAGGDPEQFRDWSEGLADHIELVTLRLPGHGSRLKETPFDQWAPLLEDTFSALRHYLTEPHAFYGHGFGGRMAYEMARVAQTQFPGMTRHLFISGCRSPDSQQPQPYLHTLPKDDFIEALIKLGAAPESMLHDKKLMRLFEPVMRSDLKLAELWSHYPDGGLNMPLTALYGSEDPLDTAASMMNWREFTRREFELIEVRGDHYFLRAQRDRLLHIINTHLGLLGV, from the coding sequence GTGAACGCCAAAAACAAATGGCTGATGGTTGTCAATTCAGGACAGCCCATCAGGACGCGTTTGATCTGCTTCCCGCACGCGGGCGGCGATCCGGAGCAGTTTCGTGACTGGTCGGAAGGCCTCGCGGATCACATCGAACTGGTGACGCTGCGCCTGCCGGGCCACGGCAGTCGGCTCAAGGAAACGCCCTTCGATCAATGGGCGCCATTGCTGGAAGACACCTTCTCCGCGTTGCGACATTACCTGACCGAACCGCATGCCTTCTACGGTCACGGTTTCGGCGGCCGTATGGCGTACGAAATGGCGCGGGTGGCGCAAACGCAGTTCCCCGGCATGACCCGACACCTGTTCATCTCCGGTTGTCGCAGCCCTGACAGCCAACAGCCTCAACCCTACCTGCATACGCTGCCCAAAGACGACTTCATCGAGGCGCTGATCAAACTCGGCGCAGCGCCTGAGTCGATGCTTCATGACAAGAAGCTGATGCGCCTGTTCGAGCCGGTCATGCGCAGCGACCTGAAGCTTGCCGAGTTGTGGTCGCATTATCCTGACGGAGGTCTGAACATGCCGCTGACCGCCCTTTACGGCAGCGAAGACCCACTCGACACTGCCGCCAGCATGATGAACTGGCGGGAATTCACGCGTCGCGAATTCGAGTTGATCGAAGTCCGCGGCGATCATTACTTCCTCAGAGCGCAGCGAGACCGTCTGCTCCACATCATCAACACTCACCTGGGGCTGCTGGGCGTCTGA